Proteins found in one Zea mays cultivar B73 chromosome 1, Zm-B73-REFERENCE-NAM-5.0, whole genome shotgun sequence genomic segment:
- the LOC542504 gene encoding replication licensing factor MCM7 homologue codes for MKNPDFAADKALAKDFLSNFTGPHGEPKYLNILQDVANRKIRAVQIELDDLFHYKDVDEEFLQRVTENTRRYIGIFAEAMDEIMPEPTEAYTVDEDQDILMTQRVDEGADGGADGTDPLQKMPPEIKRFFEVYIKAFSKVTPLTIRQVKASNIGQLVKISGIVTRCSDVKPLMQVAVYTCEECGFEIYQEVTARVFMPLIECPSQRCKLNKAKGNLILQLRASKFLKFQEVKLQELAEHVPKGHIPRALTVHLRGELTRKVAPGDVVEMSGIFLPMPYYGFRAMRAGLVADTYLEAMSVTHFKKKYEEYDLKGDEQEQIDRLAEDGDIYSKLARSLAPEIFGHEDVKKALLLLLVGAPHRKLADGMKIRGDLHICMMGDPGVAKSQLLKHIINVAPRGVYTTGRGSSGVGLTAAVQKDPVTNEFVLEGGALVLADMGICAIDEFDKMEESDRTAIHEVMEQQTVSIAKAGITTSLNARTAILAAANPAWGRYDMRRTPAENINLPPALLSRFDLLWLILDRADMETDLEMARHVVHVHQNLESPALGFTPLEPSVLRAYISAARRVIPSVPRELEEYIATAYSSIRQEEAKSNAPTSYTTIRTLLSILRISIALARLRFSETVAQSDVDEALRLMQMSKYSLYSDDRQRSGLDAISDIYSILRDEAARTSSMDVRYAHALNLISRKGYSEAQLKECLEEYASLNVWQIHPSTFDIHFIDA; via the exons ATGAAGAACCCTGACTTCGCCGCAGACAAAG CGCTCGCCAAGGACTTCCTGTCCAATTTCACCGGCCCTCACGGCGAGCCCAAGTACCTGAACATCCTG CAAGATGTCGCGAACAGGAAGATACGCGCGGTCCAGATCGAGCTGGACGACCTATTCCAC TATAAGGATGTCGACGAGGAGTTCTTGCAGCGTGTCACCGAGAACACGCGGCGCTACATCGGCATCTTCGCGGAGGCCATGGACGAGATCATGCCGGAGCCCACAGAGGCGTACACCGTCGACGAGGACCAGGACATCCTGATGACGCAGCGTGTGGATGAGGGGGCCGACGGCGGCGCGGACGGCACGGACCCGCTACAGAAAATGCCACCAGAGATCAAACGGTTCTT TGAGGTTTACATCAAGGCATTCTCAAAGGTGACTCCACTCACCATTCGGCAAGTGAAGGCATCCAACATTGGTCAGCTTGTGAAAATATCTGGGATTGTTACTCGCTGCTCGGATGTGAAGCCCTTGATGCAGGTTGCTGTTTATACATGTGAAGAATGTGGCTTCGAGATATACCAG GAAGTGACTGCTAGAGTGTTTATGCCCCTCATTGAATGTCCATCTCAACGATGCAAGCTGAACAAAGCGAAGGGAAATCTAATCCTTCAACTGCGTGCGTCAAAGTTTTTGAAATTTCAGGAG GTAAAGCTTCAAGAGTTAGCAGAGCACGTACCAAAGGGCCACATTCCTCGTGCTCTGACTGTTCATCTAAGAGGAGAGCTGACTAGAAAG GTTGCACCTGGAGATGTGGTTGAGATGTCGGGTATTTTTCTCCCTATGCCATACTACGGGTTTAGAGCGATGCGCGCAGGATTAGTTGCTGATACTTACTTGGAAGCAATGTCTGTCACCCACTTCAAGAAAAAATATGAGGA GTATGATCTAAAAGGTGATGAACAAGAACAAATTGACCGATTGGCTGAGGACGGTGATATCTACAGTAAGCTGGCAAGGTCCTTGGCACCTGAAATATTTGGCCATGaagatgtcaaaaaggcactgctGTTACTACTTGTTGGTGCACCCCATCGGAAGCTCGCAGATGGCATGAAG ATCAGAGGAGACCTGCATATATGCATGATGGGAGATCCTGGTGTTGCAAAGAGTCAACTTCTGAAGCATATTATCAATGTTGCACCAAGAGGAGTGTACACCACTGGACGTGGGAGCAGTGGTGTTGGACTTACCGCTGCAGTCCAGAAAGATCCAGTAACAAATGAGTTTGTCCTCGAAGGTGGAGCACTG GTACTGGCAGATATGGGCATTTGTGCTATAGATGAGTTTGACAAGATGGAAGAGTCAGACAGGACAGCGATTCATGAGGTAATGGAGCAGCAAACAGTTAGCATTGCCAAGGCTGGCATCACCACCTCTCTTAATGCGAGAACTGCAATTCTGGCTGCTGCAAATCCAGCATG GGGAAGGTATGATATGAGGAGAACCCCAGCAGAAAATATAAATCTACCTCCAGCTCTTCTGTCTCGTTTCGACCTCCTTTGGTTAATCCTGGATCGTGCAGACATGGAAACTGATCTTGAAATGGCAAGACACGTTGTTCATGTGCATCAAAATCTTGAATCACCAGCGCTGGGGTTCACACCACTTGAGCCATCTGTACTCAG AGCATACATATCTGCTGCTAGAAGAGTCATTCCTTCTGTTCCTAGAGAGCTCGAGGAATACATTGCAACTGCATATtccagcatccgccaagaggaggCGAAGTCAAATGCACCAACCTCCTACACAACTATCAGAACACTTTTGAGCATACTCCGTATCTCTATT GCCTTGGCAAGACTGAGGTTCTCAGAAACTGTGGCTCAGAGCGATGTCGACGAAGCACTGCGACTGATGCAAATGTCCAAGTACTCATTATACTCAGATGACCGCCAGCGGTCTGGCCTTGATGCAATATCTGACATATATTCCATCCTGAGAGACGAAGCTGCTAGGACGAGCAGCATGGATGTGAGATACGCTCACGCTCTTAACTTGATCTCCAGAAAG GGATACAGCGAGGCTCAATTGAAGGAATGCTTGGAGGAATACGCTTCCCTGAATGTGTGGCAGATCCATCCAAGCACATTTGACATCCACTTCATTGATGCCTGA